The following is a genomic window from Branchiostoma lanceolatum isolate klBraLanc5 chromosome 10, klBraLanc5.hap2, whole genome shotgun sequence.
GCAGCCTTCGACGTCAACAAACCAAACGACATGTTCAAGGACGGGCTGTGGGGAGCCTACAGCACGGGCAGCCTGGACTACACATGGAACGTCATCCGCCAGGGCAGGCAGGACAAGAAGTTCTCCGGGGACATGATCTGCTGGGGGAACAAAGCTGGCGAGAGCTACAGGTACGGGTGCTACTTCTCGTTGTACAGTGCTAGTTCCGATGTAGACGTACGGCAGGGCTTTCATGACCATTGACGAAGAGTTTCCATGATCATCGTCAAAGGGTTTTCACGATCATTGAAAGGGTTGGttgtagtaatacatgtactaagggGCGTAATCAAGACGGTGAACAAAGAGTTGCTTGCAAAAAGAGTTGTAGAAAGTGTCATATTTATAGCCAGTGTTTGTTTATTCGAAAACAGACTTATTTTCCCTACTAGCATTTTTATGCAAAGAGAGGacttgatttgattgacagaaacGAAGGATGACACCTGTGCAAAGGAACGAGAGGTAGACTCAAACTAAGTTTGAAAGAATTCGAACGTGCTTGACAATTAAATTGTATGTAATTTGATTTTTCCCAGGTATTACGACGAAGGTCTTCACATGGGCAGCCCAGCAAAAGGCGGGAAACCCTGTCACCTAGCAACGAACGAGAACGAGATCATGTTGAAGAGCCTGTACGCGACGGTGAACAGTAACGGTCAGGCCAGCTGGAACCCCGCCCAGTTTGGCTTTCTTGGCGCCAAACTCATGCAAGTGCCAAACGACAGAATAGCCATCTGGGTCAGATGATCACGATGCACTTAAAGAAACGAAATCTTACGTAATATCCATATTTCTAAACCGCGTTGTTCTTTAAAATTCGAACAATGTGCGTCAAAATAAGTGTCACGTCTTTGTATGGTAAACTGAATGGACGGTGGTGCATTAGATTGTAATTTTTGCACAGTATCAACAAAATATTCTGATGCTTCAAATTTCTGAGTCTGATTCAGAAATCCGGTAATAAACAGTCATCAGATTCTTCGTTATGTATATTTGTCAGGAAGCATAGATGATCTTTCTATATGTAAAATTGTGATTATAGGCAGCTGATGGTGGAGTTCTGATTTTGTATAATTATTTCTTGATATGTGTATAGTATGTCATATATGGCAATGTACATGcttcttgtttattcttgatgTTATCAAGGTTGTTGATTGTGTGTTGAGGCACTGTGGAATGTTCTTATCTATTGCGCAAAAAGCTACATTGTTGAGGTTTCATAACTTTTGTACCAAACCATGTTAGAAACCACCGCTAGCACAGGTAAACGATATTCttcaattgttgttgttgttgctatggTTCTACTATATTTTCTTCTTGTTGGAACGTCGATGTAATCAAAGTAATGTGTATATACTCTTGATCATTGTCATTATAGTGGTTTGATAGATATCGAATTACACGTAAGAACATGTTTACAACAGTCAACTGTCTTTGATTTTTCTGTCACCCGACACGACATGTTATAACTGCGATTGCATGTTTAACGACTTAGAAATTGATAGTCGGTATTCCCTTGAAAACACACGTATAGTTTCCGCAACATCGTTTTAAAACAGAGTATGCATAGATTTCACAATGGGATTGACGTGCTTGCAATgttcactttgaaaaaaatccgCAGTTTGGGGGAAAATGGGGATAAACCTCCACTCGTATCAGATTTATGAACCCCAAAATGAAATAACTGAATCTGTTCATAACGAATGAATGGAGACCTTTAATGTACATTGCTGTGGTAGTCATACATTTCACAAAAGGACATAAATCTGAATCAGAACATTTCCTAAAATCTAAGCCGTCCTTACCAAGGCTAATGCCCCCTCTTACAGAGGTTATGAAAATCCAACCAACCGCCGCTGATTAATTGTGGCGGTGAAGAAAGGATAGCCTGAAGCTTAGTCGACAGTGTGCTAATCCACACTGATGTGAGTGACGTGTAGTTCTGTCGCTTTGATTAATCAGAAAGCAGATGAATCGGTCGGGTcttttgttgttgatattttgtggcCTTTGCTGCGTTTCTACGGCTTTCTCTAATGATTTGCTTTATCTTGAGGCTACCCTTCCATCACGCTTTGATGGCCTTTCCACCAATTACTCTGATATTTTCACGGTTTAAAAAAGACTTTATGTGAGGGCGGTGTCCAAGAAATTGTAGTCAGGATAGAATTCTTGAGTACGACTGCAGCACGGTTTCAGTCGCTGTCTTTAACACCAGACAAATCATAACTCACATGCGGATCTTCTACACCTGTGGCCGAATGATGATGTGCCGAGGTAACTATGTTGGTTGGGCGCTAGTGATTCTCGTCACTACAGTACGGTACGTTGGGGTAACTTCGGCTTCTGGACTGCGCTTGAACGTTTCAAAGCAGACCGGGGACGACGAAACGGGCATTTTTCACAACTCAACACTGCGAAACAGTTCATCTGAGAACTGTCCCTCTTCAGCAGCTACCAACAGCTCCGTGGTAGATGTAAACATCACTTCAACCGTCCAGAAATGTCTCCCGAAAGAGTCTGATGTGTACTCTAGCGAAGCTGTAGCTGTGAGGTGCATTACTCTGTGTTTAGGCGTCTGGTCTGTCGTGGCAAACAGCCTCCCACTAGCAGCCATCATTAAGCAGGAACATCTCCACACGCCCGCCTACATCCTCACGGCTAATCTGGCAGCCAGCGACGTCTTGAACGGCATAGTCTTTGTGATCGCCTgtagtctgttttttttctccaataCCGTTTACTCCAATGTTATCATGCGTCGCGTCCGCTTCACGAGTATCTTGCTCTCCGGGTTGTCCTCGGCCTACAGCCTGCTGGCCCTGACGGCTGAGCGCTACTGGTTCATCGTGCATGGAATGACCTACGTCAACAACGTCACCAACGACAAGTGCAAGGTCGTGATCATGGTCGTCTGGATGTGGTCTGTACTGCTGGCGATACTGCCCAACTTCGGCTGGTACTGTGCCCTACGAACGCAGGAAGGATGCGATCCATTTGGTGGAGCACTATCCTACAGTTACAAGGTCGTTTTCCTTGTGTCCGTTTTCATCCCGATAGCGGCAATCGTCCTTTTAAACACGGGGGTGTTCTGGTGCCTCTGGAAGCATGTGAACGCCATCGCTGCACAAGAAGCCACCGTGGGTGCCCCGCCCAGTATCAACCGAAAATCCGCCATCACCATCGTTCTGATCACCATCGTGTTCCTGGTGGGATGGCTGCCGCTTCTCTTCAAAATGGCCCTGTTTACTCACGACCACATTTCGGTGGCCAAAATGTTGGTCTTCGTGATCATGAACTCCGCCATCAACCCTGTGATCTACGCATTTCGTCTGCAGGAGGTTCGCCGTGGTGTTACACGGCTCTTCGTCAACAGTAACGGAAACGCTATCCTGCctggaaattgaagaaaaaagagaACGCCTACTTTATGTCTACAGGTAAAATAAAAACTGACAGGGCGATGTGTAAATAAGATGTAGACTTTCAATCACCTCGAGTTCATCCGAACAAACTTTACTAGTAGGAACAATTTACTTTCAAGCTGTAATTTGGGTCGAATTTGCAGAATGACCATCCACAAAAACCGGGAAGCCTTCGTTGGTCTCGGCGCTGCATGGCTCTTCGTGAACAGGAACGGGGACGCAATCCTACCCGATAACTGAACAAATGAAAACGCCTATTTTATCTCTATGGGTCAGGAAACCGACAGGGCGATGTGAATTTAGAATTTGGACTTTCAAAAACCTCGCGTTCATCAGAACAAAATTCACTAGCACGATCAAACTTGCAGGACGACCATAGGTAAAGGTGGAGAAGGCTGAACTAACTTCTCGATATTGTATCATATACACGGAAGACTGCATGAAGTTCAATATCGGGAAGTTAGTATGAAGTAACAGGAATATCTTGGAAACAAACTGTACCGTCCCGCTACATCACCGTtataaacacaacaaaataacagaGTCAGAGATGACACATAGTTCAAGATCATCTGACCAACAACAACAGAAGTGTcaacaaaagcaacaacaagaaaaaacaacgaGTACTGTACAGGTGGGTCGGGGAACTGAACATTCAACTAGATTTAGTTAGAGTTGTGAATACGTTTGATATAGTTGAAACAAATACCAGGGTAACAACGTATCTTATCTTTTGTATTTGTGAATGTTctaatatttttgtatttgtaaacCTGATGTAGTATCATGTAAACCTTCTGATGTGTGTGAatggctgtttttgtttgtcaaatATTGTTCTGACGTACTATTTGAATTCATATTTGATATTCTGATGTTGTTGTATTGGTAAAtatgatgattttgtatttgcAAAGCTTCTGATGCTGTTGTATATTGGAATATTTTTTGTGTAAATTTGTAAAATAATGTTGTCGATATTGAATATGTTAAAAGTTCAGAATCGTTATATGTAAAATTGAAATCACAGGGAAGAAAACCCCTACAAAGAAACCCAGGGATGACAACCAGttttattatgatatcatgtgTTTGTAATTATGTATTTGACGCATCTGTAATGACGTTACATGATAGCCTCAGCGGTTTAAAATGTTTTACAGTTTGTAGATACGGCAGCACAATTGTGAACACTTTCTATTACGACTATTACCTTAAACTATATGTCTACATTTAGACAATGTATTTCATGTTTAATGTATGTAGGGTCAGAGCATAGAATACATTGAAAAATGGATCATCTTCTGTGCATTGTCTGTTATTCAGAGTGGTTTCTATCGTAGCGAGCGAAATGTTAGATCACCACTTAGACATGCAAGGCTTGAAATCTTGGGCCTGGATCATTTTTTCCACTGCTTCATCCTTACGCTAAGATTACCCACACAAAAAAGCCAGGGTCCACTCATGTCTTTTAGTCATCCTGTCCACAAGATTATCACAAACCTAACAAACCGGGTGAGCACATATCCTCCTTGGTGGGTGTAACAACGCAGATGAGGCTTAGTGTTCCGTGTGCTAATGCACCCtgaatgttttcttcttttactgCCAATGGCTTAATTACTTTTTACAGTACCTGAGTGTAGTGTGGGCGGTATGTCATACAAATAGCATGATCTGACGTCTGTCCACTTCGCTGGCCACCTTTCCATGCGTGATCCTTCCACTCATTATAGCGGATTTATACTGATCAGGTCAGATTAGACTACGTTCATTAGATGCTGTAAAACGTCTTGTTAGTGTGGCACTCATCACCATAAACatcagtcttgttggtgtgcaATTCAGAACAACAGGCAGGCGCACCTGTCTTATAACTATCATACTTggaaccaaggacagggacatcaGTACTGTAGCtatattcagcaccagggacagggacactagtcttgtagctatatcattcagcaccaaggacagggacaccagtcttgtagctatatcattcagcaccagggacaccagtcttgtagctatatcattcagcaccagggacagggacactaGTCTTGTAGCTAtaccattcagcaccagggacaccagtcttgtagctatatcattcgTCTTGTTGgagtgttattcagcaccagggacaggaaaacCAGTCTTGTTGGTCTGTCATTCAGCATATACTGAATATACTGTATACTGATCAGGTCAGATTAGACTAGGAGTTCAAGGAGATTGATAAAAAacttataataatggtttttattggtcagaaattacccgcaatggcagcctttctggcgctgaattgatgcagggtttacatgtTTCAtttaatacacaacatatacctagtctatccacacttgcattttgtggatttgtcgcaagggtctgggcggctgccattcggcgccaccaggtgacctcaatacgaccttccccaaccgaagtcaggtacccattttcacctgggtggagtgaggaaattcgtgtaaagtgcctttcccaagggcacaagatcggtgacacgacaggattcgaactcgggacctcttggttctgagccgaacgctctgccgttgcgccacacgaccccacacatATTGTACCTCCTTGATCTGTTCGATTTAATTCAAATATACAACTGACAAGCAAACAGCAATTCCCCTTTCAAGCTGTAACGATCAAAACTTAACTATCAAAACGAAATGGATTTTGAGGGGGTAACTTTTCACAAGGGGCATGTATGTACTAATGCTACAATTTTCTAAgatagtaattttttttttaaatagtctTTTGAATCCATTTCTGTTTGTTCATGTTGCTGTTTTATACAGATAGGGACACGACGTACTACACACAGATCAGACATGGTGTTGTGTAACCACCAACAGAGATGATTTTTATGCTTGTACAGTGACTTCTTATTGTTATCAGGACGAGACACTGTTGTGCATTACGAAACAATAGCTGTCAATTGCACCAGCGGATCCCTTTCCTGTGGGTATGTTCCTTTCCTCCAGCATCAGGAGTCTGTACAATTGTCATGTCCATAGCTCATGCTCACATAGGAGATCTTAACAACATTCCATGTGGGATTCACACCCTCACAAGGATACTTAGATTCATGTCGCAGCTCGCCTTTGCACTGACTGTACTTTGTACTATACTGTTTGCTACATCCTTGTTGTTGGCCCATAAAAAACGTCCGGTAGACGAAGAAAAACATAGTAGCTGCACTTAGTAACTCCACTACAATGTGAATATTTGTAGCCGATAACAAAACTGGACTTTATAATGGGGACAGGTCTGCACTACTGACCACTTACCCAACCATTGCGATCGCTAGCATTTGACCAATAGGAAACCAGATGGGTTACAACCTTTGTATTTTTCCATTAGTCACCATGGCTACAAGTTACGTGTTTCTTCAGACCTAGAATTGTAAAAGGTAAGCAGGGGGTCAAGACATTTCATTCCTTCTTCAAATTGTGTCCGCTCATGTTCCAAAGAACTATGAAGGCCATCATAGTCTTCTTGTCCGTTATTTCCATTGGATTTGCCATTCCAAACGATGTCTCTATGCGTGCTGTAAATGGGGATACGTGCCAGTACACGTTCGTGGTTCCCCATGACGTGGCGCCCCCCACCCACTCCTGCTCCGACACAGAGAGTCTGCGAGCTGACCTGGAAAGTCTTCGGAACACCGTTGCAGGGCAGCAGGTAAATAAAACAAGATATCAAGCGAACGAAAAACGAGTGTTTTGTTCCATTCATAAGTCAGAAATTGACTAACACTTAGGTAGACGCGACGAGACTGCGGTAAAATATGAGTGTTAGCTGAGACGACTACCTAGTAGTCTAGTCTAGATAAGAATGATTGAAGAATATACTGTAAGAAGTTGTGGTAAGGGCTTTGTCGTTGG
Proteins encoded in this region:
- the LOC136443924 gene encoding melanocortin receptor 5-like — translated: MRIFYTCGRMMMCRGNYVGWALVILVTTVRYVGVTSASGLRLNVSKQTGDDETGIFHNSTLRNSSSENCPSSAATNSSVVDVNITSTVQKCLPKESDVYSSEAVAVRCITLCLGVWSVVANSLPLAAIIKQEHLHTPAYILTANLAASDVLNGIVFVIACSLFFFSNTVYSNVIMRRVRFTSILLSGLSSAYSLLALTAERYWFIVHGMTYVNNVTNDKCKVVIMVVWMWSVLLAILPNFGWYCALRTQEGCDPFGGALSYSYKVVFLVSVFIPIAAIVLLNTGVFWCLWKHVNAIAAQEATVGAPPSINRKSAITIVLITIVFLVGWLPLLFKMALFTHDHISVAKMLVFVIMNSAINPVIYAFRLQEVRRGVTRLFVNSNGNAILPGN